The DNA region CATGGAGAATCCGTTCACCATGAAAGGGGACACGCTGGCTGCGGCGGGGAATATCTTGAGAAAACTTCTGCGCTTCATATTCGATGAGATTGTGTGGAATGGCGAAAAACGGGGATTGACGGCTCATTGGCTGTGGTGCCGCTATTCGCGGAGTGGCCACGTCCCCTCTGTCCGCATGAATCAAAAGGTTTGGTATTCTGGCGAAAACATGATGTAGGTAACAAGTCGTTCGAGGGCGATTTTCACCTCTTCATCCTTGCCTGTGTCGAGATAAGCCTGCCACTCGTAGGTCCAGTCGGCAGGCGGCAAATTATCGAGGAAAATCTGGATATAGAAGTAGTGGAAGCGGTCGGTGCTGATTTCATCGGGCAGCATATAGGCCAGCAGGTCTTGCACCAGCAAATATGGGTCGGAGGGTTCGGCGCAGATGCCACTATCGCGTACCCACGGAGCGATGTCCAACTTGACCCCGATGGTTTGGTTGGGGCCGTTGCCCAGCACACGCCTACCCGTCAGCAACATTTGAGCAAGTTTGTAACGCGCGATGATAGATGTGGAATTGAACCAGTTGCGATTGTATTCCGGCTTTTGGTGATAGGCCGGATAGCCTGCCACGTCGTCAGGGTAAAAGAGTGGCATATTGGCGTAGCCCAGCATCCGCTCGATGACCCCTTGATTGAAGAATCGGATGTAATGGTCGAAGTTTTGGGCGAACGGGTCTGGCGTTTTCACGTCGAAGAACGAAAGTGATTGGAGCGTGAGTTCGAGTGGCGACTTGATGATGCCGCCCACAAAATTGTCCTTGTTATCGTTGTCGTCGGCATCGTAGAAGTGCTCGCTTTTGAGCAGTTTTTTCAGCACTGGCGCGACTTCGTAGTTGTTGTTTCGGAAAATATCGGCCAGTGGCAGAATGATGTCGGTTTCTGCCTCAGGGGTTATGGTGGGGTGCACAAAAAAGCGATAAAGTCTGCGACAGATATTCTTGGCCACTTCCGGCTGTCCAAAAACCATATTGACCAACGCATCCACTTCTGCCCACATACCCGCCGCGTTGGTCGCGCCTGCGATGGTTTTGTTTTGGAACTTGTCGCTGAACGTCTTAGTGCCTTTGTCGTGGCGGTTGAACACAGCCTGCCCTCGCGGAATGCCCGTTTCGGGGTCAGTTTGGTCACGCAAGATTCGGGTGCGAAAACCCGTGAAAACGCGAGCTGCCTGCACGATGTCGTCTTCGGTGTAGAAGGTATAGTCGCCCGGCCCTATTTGCGGCCCTTTCCCGATGGTAAAAAGTTCGAGAAACTCGCGGGCAAAGTTCTCATTGGGGTTTTGTTCGGAGTTTTCGTGATTGTTCAAGTAGCGCAACATCGCATTGTCGGGCACTATCTTGGTCGCCAGTTTTTTGAAATTGCCCAAAGCCCCCCAGCGCAACAGCGACAAATAGTCGAAGAAGGCAAAGTTGTTGAAAGCATTGGCCGTCACGGCAAGATATTGATGCCAGAAAAAGACCATTTTGTGTCCTACGCCGGGGTCGCGGAGCGCCTCGCTGAGCCACCAGCCGATGATGCGTCTCTGTAGGTTGAAGTCCAGGTCAGGAGCGGTTTGGCCGGGCGGGTTTATCCACTGTATGGCTTCCACCGTCGGGGTGTTGGGGTTGTCATAGACGGGCTGGTCGAGTGCGAGCGAGTAGAGCTGCACCAAGGCATCCACCGCCTCGTCGGCAGTCTGGGCGGCCAAAGTGTCCACCTTTTGTTTGGTGAAACAAAAACTGGCGCGTCGGAGCAGGTGAGCGGCACGGCGATGACCCAGATTGCCTTGTAGTGTGTTGAGTGAAGCCATCGAAGGAAGTTTGAACGGCAGGAAGCTCCTGCGTCGCTTGGTCAAAATAATAATGAGCAAGGGGGGATGCTGGGGCGAAAGTTGCGATTGGACGACAGTCTTTCGGGTAAGTTTAATAAGAAAAAATATTTGCGAGATTATATTTTTGGCGACGATTAAAAAGGGGCTGTTAGCAATCGCCCCACCCAATTTTACCGGAGCAGCCCACCCTTGTCGCAGGCGTTTTTTTATATTTTGCAAATCAAGATTTTCGAGAAACTCTGTTTTGAAAAAATCATTCACGCGCCTGTTTTTTACACAAATCGAAATTAGGGTTAAAAAAACCTTTGGAATAAGGAAAGTATTTTACGTTTGCCGACAGTTCTAATCAATTTTTTCACTAAAATCTGTTCCAGTTATGAAGTACAAACTCCTTTGCAAGAGCTTGTTGCCGCTCTTGCTGCTCATCATGGGCGCACAAATGGCAATAGCACAATTCACCGTGTCGGGGCGCGTCACCGATTCAGGAGGCGAGGGTCTTCCGGGGGCTACCATAGCCGTCGTGGGCGCATCGCGCGGCACCACCGCCGATTTGGAGGGCAACTACCGCCTTGAAGTGCCGGGCACCTCCGCTACATTGGCCATTTCTTACACAGGCTATCAGACGGTCAAAGTTCAGGTCTCTTCTGCCAACCCGATGGTTGATGTCGTCATGGAAGAAGACTATGCCGGCCTGAGCGAAGTCATCGTGTCTGGTTTGGCGACCAACGTGAAGCGCGCCAATCTCGCCAATTCGGTAGCAACTATCAGCGCAAAAGAATTGGCTGGCGTGACGAACCAAAGCACGATGGATGGGGCGCTTTATGGCAAGTTTAGAGGGGCCGAAATCAGAGCCAACTCGGGAGCGCCGGGTGGGGGCTTCTCCGTTCGGCTGCGCGGTGTCACCTCTATTTTTGGCAACCAACAGCCGCTCTACATCGTGGATGGGATTTTTGTAAACAATGACGCCATCTCGTCGGGCACCAACATAGTGTCGGAAGCGGCAGGCGGTGGCAACCCTGCCACCAACCAAGACGATGCCTCCAACCGCATCGCCGACCTCGACCCGGAAGACATCGAATCCATCGAGATTCTGAAAGGCGCATCCGCAGCAGCCATCTACGGCTCACGGGCCGCGGGGGGGGTGGTCATCATCACCACCAAAAAAGGCAAGGCTGGCCAAACAAGGGTGACACTTTCGCAAACCATCGGATTCAGCCAGCCTATTCGGCTGCTCGGCATGCGCAATTGGACAGCTGACTTGGTCGAACAAGAATTCGGCGCGGCAAACCGTACTTTGTTTGAGCAAAACGGCCTTACCGACTACGAAAAAGAACTTTACGACAACCGCCCATTGGCTGCCACCACGCGGGTGGATGCTTCGGGCGGCTCAGAAAAAACCCAGTTCTTCATCGGCGCCACTTACAAAAACGAAGGTGGCCTTGTGAACAACACGGGCTATGAGAAAATCTCCGGTCGCCTGAACATCAACCATCGGTTCGCGGATTGGCTGGATGTCTCTGTGACGAACAACTACATCAACTCGCAGGCAGACAGGGGCTTTTTCAACAACTCCAACGCAAATACCACCATCGGCTACGCCCACGCCTTCACCCGTCCGTGGTTCGACCTGTTCCCATCCACACCGGGCGGCGACTACCCCGCGATACCCTCCGTAGGCTCCAACATATTAGAAACCGTGGCGCTCGTCACCAACCGCGAGGATATCAACCGCTACATCGGCGGCGCTACGGCCAATGTGCGCCTTTGGCAGAATGACCGTAATGAACTGAAAGGCGTGGTAAGGGCAGGTGTGGACCAATACACGCTCAGAACCACCTCTATTTTCCCGCAGAACTTGTCGTACTACCGCGACCCGGGCACACTCGGGGGCGTGTCAATTTCCGGCACTACTGTCAATACCAACAGTCTTTTGTGGGGATTCTTGGTTTACACACACACGACAAACAATGGTGTCATCCTGCGCACGCAAGGCGGCATGACTGCCGAGAACTTTGACCAAAACACAGTGCTCACCAGTGCGACACGCCTGAATGGCTCTCAAACCAACGTGGACCAAGCGGGAGTCGTGTCGGCATTCCAGCGCCGTTTCCCGCAGAAAGACCGCGGTTTCTTCCTGCAACAGGAAATGAACTGGAACGACCAATTCATGATTGCGGTAGGCTTGCGTGGCGACAAATCCACCAACAACGGGGATGCCAACAAACTCTACTACTATCCAAAGGCAAACGCTGCCATCAACCTGCATGAGTTCGATGCGCTGTTCGACCGGCGCGGCGTGGTCAGCCAAGCAAAACTGCGCGTCGCTTACGGACAGTCGGGCCGTTTCTCCAACTTCAACGACCGGTTCAACCCAATGGTAGGCTCGTTCATCGGCAATTCCAGTGGCTTGTTCACCGACCCACAGCGCGGCAACACGCGGGTAGGCCCGGAACGCCAGAAAGAGCTTGAATTCGGCACCGATTTGGGCTTTTTCAAAAATCGCATCGTGTTGGACGTGACCTACTACATCAAGGACATTGACGACCTTCTGCTCCGCGCACAAGTGCCTCAATCCACAGGCTACACCACACAAGTTGTCAACGCAGGCGGCCTTAGAAACAAGGGGATTGAAATTGGCCTCGACGCTGCTGCGGTACGCGGCAAGTTCAATTGGAACACGGGCATCAGTTTTTGGAAGAACCAATCGGAGGTGACACGCCTCGACGTGGACCCGTTCAACCTCGGCGGTTTTGCATTGAGCCTTGGCCAATACCGTATCGAGAAAGGTTTGCCAGCCACCACCATCGTGGGCACGGTGCCACGCGACGATGCCGAGTTTGGCAAGGCAAGCTATAAAGTTTATGGCAATGCCGAGCCGGACTTCAACATGGCGTTCAACAACTCGTTCAGCTGGAACAATTTTGAATTCAACTTCCTGATTCACTGGCGCAAAGGCGGCGATGCCATCAACCTTAGCACGCTTTTGTGGGACCTTGGCCGCCTCACTTGGGACTATGACGACCGCACCCTCGACCCGACCGGACAAATGGGCAACGGCCCATACCGCGTGTCGCAATGGAACGGCAACAGCAACACCCAGCCGTGGATAGAAGATGCGGGCTATGTACGCTTGCGCGAAGCAGGACTCTACTACACCATTCCGCGCAAAGTGCTGAACGACAAATGCAGCCTGCGCCTCGGCGTGAGCGGTCGAAACATCCTCAACTTCTTCGACTACAACAGCTACGACCCAGAAGTGTCGAACTTTGGCAACAACGTGTTGGCTAACACGGTAGAGGTGACACCTTTCCCCAGCGCCAAACGCTGGAACTTCCACCTGACAGCCAACTTCTGAACAGATTCGTTGCGCATCGTAAGTTCTTCAACAAAAACATCGAAGCAAAATCTTGTTTTTCAATGTTTTGCTTCAAAAATTCAAAAATTTGAACAATGAAAAAGGTACATATCAAACCACTCTTTGTGGCATTGCTCACGGGTGTCCTCCTCAGCTTTTCCGCTTGCCAGCTGGACGACATCCCCAATCCCAACGCGCCCGACCAAATCAACCTTGAAAATGGTGGTGCCACACTCAACGACTTGCGCCTGCTGGCTTCCGGCCTTGAGGCCGTGCTGCGCGTGGACATGGAGTTCCATTTCTGGACCACCAGCATCGTGGGCCGCGAATACTGGGACCTCCGCAACACCGACCCTCGCTACACAGGCGAGCTGCTCGGCAAAGGTGGTGGTGGCCTCGACGACAACGGCTTTCTGACCACGCGCTCCTACGCGGCGCGCTATCGGGCCGTTCGCTCGGCTTGGGTGCAGATACACGCCACGCAAAACAGCTCCGCTTCTCTTTCCACGGCGCAGCGCAATGGCTTGCTTGGTCACGCTCGCACCCTTCTGGCTTATTCTTTATTGCTCGAATGTAACCGCCAGTATCAAAATGGCATTCGCACCAACGTGGAAGACCCAGACAACCTTGGCCCGTTCGAGAATTATGACGCAGCGCTCCGCAGTATTAGGGCTATACTCGACCAAGGCAACACCGAACTGACGGGAGCCGAATTTGTGTTCAGCTCCACCTTGGGCAACGCCGCCCGCGTAAAACAATTCAACCGCGCCCTCGCAGCCCGCGTTGAAATGTACAAGGGAGATGCGGCAGCTATGCGTTCGCTCTTGCAGGAAACATGGATGGACCCCGATGGGAACATGAACGAGGGCGTTTACTATGTGTTTGGCGCCGGTGGCAACAACCGTTTCAATCCGCTGTTCAACGTGCCTTTGCAAACGCAATATGTGGCACACCCAACTTTTGTGGCCGCTGCCGAACCCGGCGACACTCGTTTCAGCAGCAAGACCACTCAGCTGAGTGCGCCTTTTGCTACCGACGACCTCTCTGGCGACGTGCAAGTGACCATGATAGCGTCGAACACTTCCCCCTTCCCCATCGTGCGCAATGAGGAACTTGTATTGATGTGGGCGGAAGCAAACATAGGGTTCAACAACAACGAAGCGGTGACAGCCATCAACAAAGTGCGCGCAGCAGCAAGCCTGGGCGACTACAACGGGCCTACTGACAATGCCTCGCTCGTCAATCAGCTCTTGCACGAGCGCCGCTACTCCCTTTTTGGGGAGGGGCACCGCTGGATAGATATGCGCCGTTTGGGTCGCCTCAATCAAATCCCGATTGACCGGCCCGGCGATGTGGTGCACCAACAGTTCCCGCGCCCGGTGTTCGATGTGGATTGAGGCAAAAGGGATTGATAGTGACAAATAAAAGAAGCGGACAAAGGGCAACAGCCTTTTTGTCCGCTTCTCATTTTCATGAAAGCAAATCCGCCTTACCACAAAACCGGCTCGTACATTTCCTCCGCCACCATCTTTTTCAGCGCAGCCTGCACCGTGTTTTTGTCTTCGGGGTAGGTGACACCGTACCACTGACTGGCGCTGTTGAGGACTTTTACCTTCACCTTGCCTGCCTTGACGAGCGTGTTCACCACTTTGGGAATGTAAAACTCCGCCGAGGGATTGTCTTTATTGGCCA from Saprospiraceae bacterium includes:
- a CDS encoding DUF1800 family protein is translated as MASLNTLQGNLGHRRAAHLLRRASFCFTKQKVDTLAAQTADEAVDALVQLYSLALDQPVYDNPNTPTVEAIQWINPPGQTAPDLDFNLQRRIIGWWLSEALRDPGVGHKMVFFWHQYLAVTANAFNNFAFFDYLSLLRWGALGNFKKLATKIVPDNAMLRYLNNHENSEQNPNENFAREFLELFTIGKGPQIGPGDYTFYTEDDIVQAARVFTGFRTRILRDQTDPETGIPRGQAVFNRHDKGTKTFSDKFQNKTIAGATNAAGMWAEVDALVNMVFGQPEVAKNICRRLYRFFVHPTITPEAETDIILPLADIFRNNNYEVAPVLKKLLKSEHFYDADDNDNKDNFVGGIIKSPLELTLQSLSFFDVKTPDPFAQNFDHYIRFFNQGVIERMLGYANMPLFYPDDVAGYPAYHQKPEYNRNWFNSTSIIARYKLAQMLLTGRRVLGNGPNQTIGVKLDIAPWVRDSGICAEPSDPYLLVQDLLAYMLPDEISTDRFHYFYIQIFLDNLPPADWTYEWQAYLDTGKDEEVKIALERLVTYIMFSPEYQTF
- a CDS encoding SusC/RagA family TonB-linked outer membrane protein — protein: MKYKLLCKSLLPLLLLIMGAQMAIAQFTVSGRVTDSGGEGLPGATIAVVGASRGTTADLEGNYRLEVPGTSATLAISYTGYQTVKVQVSSANPMVDVVMEEDYAGLSEVIVSGLATNVKRANLANSVATISAKELAGVTNQSTMDGALYGKFRGAEIRANSGAPGGGFSVRLRGVTSIFGNQQPLYIVDGIFVNNDAISSGTNIVSEAAGGGNPATNQDDASNRIADLDPEDIESIEILKGASAAAIYGSRAAGGVVIITTKKGKAGQTRVTLSQTIGFSQPIRLLGMRNWTADLVEQEFGAANRTLFEQNGLTDYEKELYDNRPLAATTRVDASGGSEKTQFFIGATYKNEGGLVNNTGYEKISGRLNINHRFADWLDVSVTNNYINSQADRGFFNNSNANTTIGYAHAFTRPWFDLFPSTPGGDYPAIPSVGSNILETVALVTNREDINRYIGGATANVRLWQNDRNELKGVVRAGVDQYTLRTTSIFPQNLSYYRDPGTLGGVSISGTTVNTNSLLWGFLVYTHTTNNGVILRTQGGMTAENFDQNTVLTSATRLNGSQTNVDQAGVVSAFQRRFPQKDRGFFLQQEMNWNDQFMIAVGLRGDKSTNNGDANKLYYYPKANAAINLHEFDALFDRRGVVSQAKLRVAYGQSGRFSNFNDRFNPMVGSFIGNSSGLFTDPQRGNTRVGPERQKELEFGTDLGFFKNRIVLDVTYYIKDIDDLLLRAQVPQSTGYTTQVVNAGGLRNKGIEIGLDAAAVRGKFNWNTGISFWKNQSEVTRLDVDPFNLGGFALSLGQYRIEKGLPATTIVGTVPRDDAEFGKASYKVYGNAEPDFNMAFNNSFSWNNFEFNFLIHWRKGGDAINLSTLLWDLGRLTWDYDDRTLDPTGQMGNGPYRVSQWNGNSNTQPWIEDAGYVRLREAGLYYTIPRKVLNDKCSLRLGVSGRNILNFFDYNSYDPEVSNFGNNVLANTVEVTPFPSAKRWNFHLTANF
- a CDS encoding RagB/SusD family nutrient uptake outer membrane protein, coding for MKKVHIKPLFVALLTGVLLSFSACQLDDIPNPNAPDQINLENGGATLNDLRLLASGLEAVLRVDMEFHFWTTSIVGREYWDLRNTDPRYTGELLGKGGGGLDDNGFLTTRSYAARYRAVRSAWVQIHATQNSSASLSTAQRNGLLGHARTLLAYSLLLECNRQYQNGIRTNVEDPDNLGPFENYDAALRSIRAILDQGNTELTGAEFVFSSTLGNAARVKQFNRALAARVEMYKGDAAAMRSLLQETWMDPDGNMNEGVYYVFGAGGNNRFNPLFNVPLQTQYVAHPTFVAAAEPGDTRFSSKTTQLSAPFATDDLSGDVQVTMIASNTSPFPIVRNEELVLMWAEANIGFNNNEAVTAINKVRAAASLGDYNGPTDNASLVNQLLHERRYSLFGEGHRWIDMRRLGRLNQIPIDRPGDVVHQQFPRPVFDVD